The following coding sequences are from one Leucoraja erinacea ecotype New England chromosome 2, Leri_hhj_1, whole genome shotgun sequence window:
- the LOC129712608 gene encoding transformer-2 protein homolog alpha-like encodes MSDIDEAAYEGRESRSPSKSPSGSAGRAKSESRSGSRSPSRASKRSESRSRSRSKSRSHSRRHSHRRYSRSRSRSHSHRRRSRSRSYTPEYRSRRRSRSHSPMSSRRRHAGSRTGHVSAKHGGALIVDVEKSAARTAPSSQMKDDSWRRAGYGKKEGKLGSQNANPDPNTCLGVFGLSLYTTERDLREVFSRYGPLAGVNVVYDQRTGRSRGFAFVYFERLEDAKEAMERANGMELDGRRIRVDYSITKRPHTPTPGIYMGRPTHSSGGGGGGGGGGGGGGGGRRRDSYYDRGYDKYDRYDDRDYDYRYSRRRSPSPYYSRGYRSRSRSRSYSPRRY; translated from the exons GAGTCCCGTTCGCCGTCGAAATCTCCAAGTGGAAGCGCTGGCCGTGCAAAATCAGAAAGTCGGTCTGGATCCCGCAGTCCATCTAGAGCCTCGAAGCGCTCAGAATCACGATCACGATCAAGATCCAAGTCTAG ATCTCACTCACGGAGACACTCTCATCGGCGCTATTCACGGTCCAGATCGCGTTCCCACTCACACCGAAGGCGATCCCGCAGCAGATCTTATACGCCCGAGTATCGATCGCGGAGAAGGAGCCGTAGTCATTCACCAATGTCTAGCCGAAGGCGCCATGCAGGAAGTAGA ACGGGCCATGTGTCGGCGAAACACGGAGGAGCATTGATAGTAGATGTGGAGAAGTCTGCTGCCCGGACTGCCCCGTCATCCCAGATGAAGGATGATTCCTGGAGGCGAgcaggatatgggaagaaagaagGCAAACTCGGTTCTCAAAAC GCAAATCCAGATCCAAACACCTGCCTCGGTGTTTTTGGCCTTAGTTTGTACACAACTGAGCGGGATCTTCGCGAAGTGTTTTCTCGTTATGGACCATTGGCGGGTGTCAATGTTGTCTATGATCAGCGGACTGGCCGTTCAAGAGGATTTGCCTTTGTTTACTTTGAGAGATTAGAAGATGCTAAGGAG GCAATGGAACGTGCTAATGGGATGGAATTAGATGGTCGGCGAATTCGTGTAGATTATTCTATTACAAAGAGGCCCCATACTCCTACACCTGGCATCTACATGGGAAGACCAACCCA CAGCAGCGgaggcggtggtggtggtggtggtggtggcggcggaGGAGGTGGAGGTCGTCGCCGAGATTCATATTACGATCGAGGCTATGATAAATATGATCGCTATGATGATCGAGACTACGATTATCGGTACAG TAGACGACGATCTCCATCACCTTACTACAGTAGAGGATACAGATCGCGCTCCAGGTCTCGTTCCTATTCACCAC